Proteins encoded in a region of the Agromyces protaetiae genome:
- a CDS encoding response regulator transcription factor, whose translation MIRVLLADDHPVVRAGIRALLDAEPDLLVAEEAGTAAEAVELAVARDVDLVLMDLQFPGDLQGAEATRRIRASVGAPQVLVLTNYDTDADILGAIEAGASGYLLKDAPPAELVAAVRAAAAGETALAPAVSSRLRAARAADHQLTVRETEVLTLVAAGRSNRDIGRALFLSEATVKSHLVHIFAKLRVGSRTAAVARARELGQIRGA comes from the coding sequence ATGATCCGCGTCCTGCTCGCCGACGACCATCCCGTCGTCCGCGCCGGCATCCGAGCCCTGCTCGATGCCGAGCCCGACCTGCTCGTCGCCGAGGAGGCCGGCACGGCGGCCGAGGCGGTCGAGCTCGCCGTCGCGCGCGACGTCGACCTCGTGCTCATGGACCTGCAGTTCCCGGGCGATCTGCAGGGGGCAGAGGCGACGCGGCGCATCCGTGCGAGCGTCGGCGCGCCGCAGGTGCTGGTGCTCACGAACTACGACACGGACGCCGACATCCTCGGTGCGATCGAGGCCGGCGCGAGCGGCTACCTCTTGAAGGACGCACCGCCCGCCGAACTCGTCGCCGCGGTGCGCGCCGCCGCGGCCGGCGAGACGGCGCTCGCCCCCGCCGTCTCGTCGAGACTGCGCGCGGCGCGCGCGGCCGACCACCAGCTCACGGTGCGCGAGACCGAGGTGCTCACGCTCGTCGCCGCGGGCCGCTCGAACCGGGACATCGGCCGCGCCCTGTTCCTCAGCGAGGCGACCGTGAAGTCGCATCTCGTGCACATCTTCGCCAAACTCCGCGTGGGCTCGCGCACGGCGGCGGTCGCACGCGCCAGAGAGCTCGGACAGATCCGGGGAGCGTGA
- a CDS encoding alpha/beta fold hydrolase has product MPRARVVLLHGIRTSATMWRNQVLPLAEHDLEVHAVDLPAHGTRIGEPFSLEATFDAIDEALNPGGGDAGAPDDVPRLLVGLSLGGYLAIEYAARRPDRLDGLVAASCSTRPRGVALKGYQRLAAAISRLPDRGRGLNDTMARWFLPPNAVEDVIAGGVALDVMAPAVGAVGELDIEDALRRVECPVWLVNGRFDHFRIEERRMLRAAHDARLIVIPGATHLVSLVQPEAFTAAILGAVAELDRRRAIARRGARRT; this is encoded by the coding sequence ATGCCCAGAGCCCGCGTCGTGCTGCTGCACGGCATCCGCACGTCGGCCACCATGTGGCGCAACCAGGTGCTGCCCTTGGCCGAGCACGACCTCGAGGTGCACGCCGTCGACCTGCCCGCGCACGGTACGCGGATCGGCGAGCCGTTCTCGCTCGAGGCGACGTTCGATGCGATCGACGAGGCGTTGAACCCCGGCGGCGGCGATGCGGGCGCGCCGGACGATGTGCCGCGGCTGCTCGTCGGGCTCAGCCTCGGCGGCTACCTCGCGATCGAGTACGCGGCGCGCCGGCCGGACCGGCTCGACGGGCTGGTGGCGGCCTCGTGCAGCACGCGTCCGCGAGGGGTCGCGCTCAAGGGGTATCAGCGGCTCGCCGCGGCGATCAGCCGACTGCCCGACCGCGGCCGGGGGCTCAATGACACGATGGCTCGCTGGTTCCTGCCGCCGAACGCGGTCGAGGACGTCATCGCCGGAGGCGTCGCGCTCGACGTCATGGCGCCGGCGGTCGGCGCCGTCGGCGAGCTCGACATCGAGGACGCGTTGCGTCGGGTCGAGTGCCCGGTGTGGTTGGTCAACGGCCGGTTCGATCACTTCCGGATCGAAGAGCGACGGATGCTCCGGGCGGCACACGATGCTCGTCTGATCGTGATCCCGGGCGCCACCCACCTGGTGAGCCTCGTCCAGCCCGAGGCGTTCACCGCCGCGATCCTCGGCGCGGTCGCCGAGCTCGACCGCCGTCGTGCCATCGCACGACGCGGAGCGCGCCGCACCTGA